The DNA window NNNNNNNNNNNNNNNNNNNNNNNNNNNNNNNNNNNNNNNNNNNNNNNNNNNNNNNNNNNNNNNNNNNNNNNNNNNNNNNNNNNNNNNNNNNNNNNNNNNNNNNNNNNNNNNNNNNNNNNNNNNNNNNNNNNNNNNNNNNNNNNNNNNNNNNNNNNNNNNNNNNNNNNNNNNNNNNNNNNNNNNNNNNNNNNNNNNNNNNNNNNNNNNNNNNNNNNNNNNNNNNNNNNNNNNNNNNNNNNNNNNNNNNNNNNNNNNNNNNNNNNNNNNNNNNNNNNNNNNNNNNNNNNNNNNNNNNNNNNNNNNNNNNNNNNNNNNNNNNNNNNNNNNNNNNNNNNNNNNNNNNNNNNNNNtgcaacaagaatcaaacaacaatgcatgcaagacaccaaacttagcagtttgtatactactgacactaacaaaatgagaatacatatgagacacacaaaacacataagtcaagagaattcaaagatcaaaacaaggaaatcatcaagaacaacttgaagattactTAAGAcatatgaatgaatgcaagaagaacagaaacatgcaattgacaccaaacttaaaatgaaacactagactcaaacaagaaatatttttggattttatgattttgtaattttttttggattttcaaaaattaagtggaaaaagaaaataaaggtatcaaaattcttaatgagaattccaggaatcatgcaatgttagtctaaagcttcagtctaaaggaattagacatggctagccaagcttcagcagaacattgcattcaagagctaaattgatgaagatcaataagctttggtgatgataaaaacatcaccttgaaacactagaattcattcttaagaattctgaagaaaaatacctaatctaagcaacaagatgaaccgtcagttgtccaaactcaaacaatccccggcaatggcgccaaaaacatggtgggagaaattgtgatcatcaatggcgccatcaacatggNNNNNNNNNNNNNNNNNNNNNNNNNNNNNNNNNNNNNNNNNNNNNNNNNNNNNNNNNNNNNNNNNNNNNNNNNNNNNNNNNNNNNNNNNNNNNNNNNNNNNNNNNNNNNNNNNNNNNNNNNNNNNNNNNNNNNNNNNNNNNNNNNNNNNNNNNNNNNNNNNNNNNNNNNNNNNNNNNNNNNNNNNNNNNNNNNNNNNNNNNNNNNNNNNNNNNNNNNNNNNNNNNNNNNNNNNNNNNNNNNNNNNNNNNNNNNNNNNNNNNNNNNNNNNNNNNNNNNNNNNNNNNNNNNNNNNNNNNNNNNNNNNNNNNNNNNNNNNNNNNNNNNNNNNNNNNNNNNNNNNNNNNNNNNNNNNNNNNNNNNNNNNNNNNNNNNNNNNNNNNNNNNNNNNNNNNNNNNNNNNNNNNNNNNNNNNNNNNNNNNNNNNNNNNNNNNNNNNNNNNNNNNNNNNNNNNNNNNNNNNNNNNNNNNNNNNNNNNNNNNNNNNNNNNNNNNNNNNNNNNNNNNNNNNNNNNNNNNNNNNNNNNNNNNNNNNNNNNNNNNNNNNNNNNNNNNNNNNNNNNNNNNNNNNNNNNNNNNNNNNNNNNNNNNNNNNNNNNNNNNNNNNNNNNNNNNNNNNNNNNNNNNNNNNNNNNNNNNNNNNNNNNNNNNNNNNNNNNNNNNNNNNNNNNNNNNNNNNNNNNNNNNNNNNNNNNNNNNNNNNNNNNNNNNNNNNNNNNNNNNNNNNNNNNNNNNNNNNNNNNNNNNNNNNNNNNNNNNNNNNNNNNNNNNNNNNNNNNNNNNNNNNNNNNNNNNNNNNNNNNNNNNNNNNNNNNNNNNNNNNNNNNNNNNNNNNNNNNNNNNNNNNNNNNNNNNNNNNNNNNNNNNNNNNNNNNNNNNNNNNNNNNNNNNNNNNNNNNNNNNNNNNNNNNNNNNNNNNNNNNNNNNNNNNNNNNNNNNNNNNNNNNNNNNNNNNNNNNNNNNNNNNNNNNNNNNNNNNNNNNNNNNNNNNNNNNNNNNNNNNNNNNNNNNNNNNNNNNNNNNNNNNNNNNNNNNNNNNNNNNNNNNNNNNNNNNNNNNNNNNNNNNNNNNNNNNNNNNNNNNNNNNNNNNNNNNNNNNNNNNNNNNNNNNNNNNNNNNNNNNNNNNNNNNNNNNNNNNNNNNNNNNNNNNNNNNNNNNNNNNNNNNNNNNNNNNNNNNNNNNNNNNNNNNNNNNNNNNNNNNNNNNNNNNNNNNNNNNNNNNNNNNNNNNNNNNNNNNNNNNNNNNNNNNNNNNNNNNNNNNNNNNNNNNNNNNNNNNNNNNNNNNNNNNNNNNNNNNNNNNNNNNNNNNNNNNNNNNNNNNNNNNNNNNNNNNNNNNNNNNNNNNNNNNNNNNNNNNNNNNNNNNNNNNNNNNNNNNNNNNNNNNNNNNNNNNNNNNNNNNNNNNNNNNNNNNNNNNNNNNNNNNNNNNNNNNNNNNNNNNNNNNNNNNNNNNNNNNNNNNNNNNNNNNNNNNNNNNNNNNNNNNNNNNNNNNNNNNNNNNNNNNNNNNNNNNNNNNNNNNNNNNNNNNNNNNNNNNNNNNNNNNNNNNNNNNNattcctgagatccggaaagtctaaaccttgtctgtggtattttgagtaggatctgggatgggttgactgtgacgagcttcaaactcatgactatTGGGTGtaatgacagacgcaaaaggatcattggatcttattctaacacaagtgagaaccgacagatgattagtcctacgtaacccgtagctggaccattttcattgagaggatggacgacagccattgacaacagtgatcccctacatacagcttgccatggaaaggagtatgaatgattgaatgaagatagtaagaaagcagagatctagaaggaataacgcatctccatacgcttatctgaaattcccaccaatgaattacataagtatctctatgtttattttatgttttgtttatcttttaattatcaaaatttcataaccctttgaatccgcctgactgagatttacaagatgaccatagcttgcttcaagccgacaatctccgtgggatcgacccttactcatgtaaggtttattacttggacgactcagtgcacttgctggttagttgtgcgaagttgtgaaaaagagttgagattacaattgtacgtaccaagttgttggcgccattgagatcacaatttcgtgcaccagcgcgtgaaaagataacaaataaattgtgttcatttcattaaataaagtttaaaataaaaagttttgaCTGATTTTGGTTCTCTAATATAAGTTTGGTTCACAaacttttttcataaatttatggatttattttatcttgtgtttttttttgtgactctaTATCTTATGTTTTAAGGATACTTATTAAtatcataaattaatttttttattaaaaatacataaattttagtttttaatatatttattttatatttattaaatataaaattttaaaattttttactaataataaatttatcatgcattcttaaaatacatgttatctaaatcctaaatttatatatacctcgtataaatagaaatatttaatactaaaactTTATATTTCATGGGGAGTACATTTAACTTTAATTTgagttaaattaataaaattagattttgTATCCGAATAGTCTTGTTAAGAGAAAATATATGTCAAAGATCGTGCATATTAAATAACACGATGTCAAAAATAGTTTACTAACCATTGTCGATATGTTATAGGAGATTATGGGTTTTGGGATATattaaagtgaattttaaacttttattggagaaaaaaactattttaaattgGATCTCCTGAGTCAATTACACGAAATTTTGAGACCTGTGAGGGTAGTAAATAACAGAGAGAATAGAGTTGTATATAAATATGATAGACAAGGTATTTTTTCGACTAACTCATTTGTACAGGTGTTGTAGGAGGAAATGCTTCCAGAAGATGTAATCAGTTACAGCTTTACGAAAATCATCTGAAAAGATTTAGTTCTACCAGGAGTACAGCTGTTTACTTGATTTGTCTTGATAGGCAGATTAAACACAAAAGAAAGACTGAGTCGGTTCGGGATTATTAGTCAGGAAGATAATGTATGTGTTTTATATAATAAGGATGTTGAACAGGTCCACCATTTATTTCTTGGTTATGAATTTGCTTGACATATGTGAAATGTTTGGATATCTGTGTTTGGCCGTCAATAACCTTTTCGAATTCGATGAAGGAACAATTTTTGAGTTGGACAGAAAAATCAAATAGAAAAGAGGATCGAAAGCAGTGGTTGATATGCTTCTGTCATTTAGAACATTTAGatgaaaaagaatagaagaatattttagaataacaataaaaatgtaaaaaaaattatcaacatGACATTGTTTAGTTGCAGCAAGTGAAAAAGTATagatctattttattattaatagtttcatcagaaatgacataaaaatatttttttataatgctgagagttattttattatctatttgTTGTATTTGACTGattctatttattctattttaatgtgttaaattttttgttttcaataaaaaaaagctaaacataaaacatgcagaaaatatatgatttttttaattcatgtaaTTTATAAGATTATTATAATACATTGATAAGAATCTTAccttcttaaatatttttgataacGAATATTCTAAGAGTATttgttcaaattaattttaatgcaattttttatttttttatcaataggtataaatacattaaaaccttttaaatttttattttctaatacaAATTTGTTATATTGGAAATCTTAACAAATATTCTTTAACACAATTGTTAACAGATgccaaaatatcattttatccGTGTTGAGTCAGATTGCAAATGGCGTCCTCTAATTTATTCATTATAGGGACGGGTAGTGTcttgtttattaatttattatttgttatgttTTGGCCAAATCTATGAATATTCGAATAAGCATTTGTTCGTACATTAGGAAGCAGCAGTGAGTGGGAGCGTAAGCGTTATTTCCAAGTTATATGGGATGGTGAAATCCtcagattattattattattattattattattattattattattcaaatgaCGCATAGCTTTATGCAATAGATATGTTGGGTGAGGCTGATGATGCTGGTAGTAGGTGAGGCCTCGATCTACCACACGTACATTTTAACaggataataatatatattgttttaaaattttttatgtactcgatgcattaaaattattaaaaatttattttttaataacttttaataaaatagctttttataataattttaaagatatcgtttattttttgtctatgtttattagatatataaACAGATTAGTATACATAAAAAGTTTGTTATATAAAACGTAAATTTATAAAGGACACGGTTACATACACACTTACGTACTAGAAATATGTAATTCATGTCTTTTTAAATTAGtgagacacaaaattttaaaagtttacaTATATTCATATTAagtttttagataattttacccttaaatcaatttataaaatttttaaatttactctTATTCCTACTTCATTCTTTTCTATTTCTACactctcatttttttcatcttttctctATCCAAAAATCATTTCATTTTCCTAAATCTATGTCTCTGGAAGAATCGTTGTTGCTCCTCTGCCAAAATCTACGTATACTACAAAAAAAAACGTTAAATATCGTCAAATTTATCGTCAAATTTAACATCGCAGAATAGTAGCAACTTTAATGGCAGATTCGATAATAAATTCGTTGGATAcaaattttaccattggaaaaGAGAATCCAATGGTAACACTGACGGTAATAAATAATagagaaaaaagtaaaaaaaaattggcactACGATTACTGTTGGATTTACAAGCGAATAAATCTGATGGTAACCTGTATTAGTGAAACGCTACATTTTGGTCACACGTGATGAGCGAAAACTAGTGCTCATAGATACTGGTAAGTGTACCAAATCGTTCAAGTAATATCACGGTGGGTGGATATCGTTCTTATAAAGATTAAAGGATTGAGTAAGAAAATGTCGGATTGAATCGCTAATTAAATCAATTGAACCTGCATTAATGAGGGCAGAGACTGTGTCTTGCTTGAAACTTTGAATGCTTGAATTCTTAAGGAGGCGGTGATGAACAAGTGTTTGATTAGGAGAAAACAGTGATTGAGAGTGTCAAGAGTTTTAGAGATGTTTATTTTCTAAGAAGATTAAATcttgtgtttatttattttgatgcaTGCAAAGATCTTTTCACAACAAATCATAAATAATTGAAttcaattccttggcaattcaATTTATCTTTAGTTAATTaatcgccaattccttggtcaaccAATTAAGAAAAGAGGTTTAGCACAATCCtaatttagtttaaaataatattcaaaaGTAGTTCTAGGTtaaattatatgtcacatattcaAACTAGTCCTGAACAATAGAGAATTATGAGTAAGACAATGTCGCACACTTTTCAAAATACTATTCCTAGTCAAATAAAAAGGTCATAAGAGAGAGAGTTTTCAAGTTGTAATTCctatattaaatttttcaaagtAATAAATAGAATTAGAATATTATCCAATACTTCTAATCCTttgaagaatgaagaacaaaaactcaatcttaaaaatagattaatgcaatacttcaaaataaaaaaacttagaTTAATAAACCATGAAAatataaacagagctcctaaccacTTAAGAAAGGAATTAGTGACTCATGGAGAAAGATGAAAAACAAAGCTGAAAGGATGCGGCTAGGGTTCCGAGGATCCAAAGACCCTGGATCCTCCTCTCTTGTGAATCatgttaatttatttatatcctAGGTAtacctaaaatttaaattcaaaaactaaatctTATGAGAATAAGATAAACTAATTACAATTATTCAAAtcctaactaaaattaaaaccaaatcaGAATCAAATCCTATCTTAATAGAATCTTCCATAACCTTGACTGTAATTGCATCTTCCAAAGGAGTGGGCCTTGGTTGGCATTGCACTTGGGCTTgtggcgtggcatgccaatcTGTCTTCTTTGAATTTGGTCATGGGCGGTAGCATAGAGCCTTGGCATTACATGCTAACTTGGTTGGTGATGAATCCataattgatgatgattttttgttAGAATTGAATGGATTTTATCACATAAACTCGCACTTATTTCCttgaatagcatgcttttgaactttcctccgaaattgtgcttgattatgaaaatatgctcttttgtgcttacttttatctatttttattccatttgccttccattcgatgccttgatgtgtttgtgagtgatttcaagtGTATAAAGTAGGAATGGGTtagagaaaatggaagaagagcttGCAAAATGGAGGAAacatgaagaatcaaaggaggtAAGCTCAGagacgtgtgcgtgcgcacaacctCTTGTGCGTTTGCACAGGAGCCCTAGCAGAGCGCGTGGATCAATTCGAGCGCGTCGCGCGTCCTGCCAAGCATCGcctagtgtgcgtgcgcacagatactcgtgcgtacgcacaggaggaAATTTTCGCAGAGTGTGCGGATGCACACGcttgtgcgtccgcacaagtgttcgcacatgacttcattggAAAGGCACATGACTTGCAATTTGGGGGCTTTGGAGGCCCATTTCTGAAGTCTTTTAGCTCATATTGGAGGGAAAATGAAGAACATATATAGCATAGCATTAGTATAGTTTTAGGAGTAGAATAAaaggtttttagttttagttttctctaagtttttcTCATATTCTCTATTAGAGTTTCATTAGGGTTTTACATTCCAAGTGCCATTTCCATTTTTGATCATTGGATATTGCTAAGCTCATTGTAAGTATTCTCTTGTTATTACTCTTTATAGTTATATTGTCATTACTCTTTCTTCTCATTCAAGTTATAGTTCAATTTTGCTTCTCCTTTGCAATTTCactttcttgttgatgagtttgATGTTTGGTGTTTGTTTTATGCTTTCTtattctattcttgttgattgagatcaattgttgcttttaatttcaagtcttttcttatttttctcttgTTTAAGCTTTTTGCCCACCGAGTATTTGACAAAATGTCAAACATAGTTTTAAGCTAAATTTTTGTCTCTTGGCTTGAGTAAAGTGAGCACTTGGGTAGCTAGAGttggaatgtccaacatttagtgtcaattcttggattgataattgttcttgttcccactaacgctaatttgttgctaaggcaattagcaagcaatttaggatttgtgggttaagaacacctatgctcatttaacttaccttccgatgtgagggttgatcaagtaaaactaatccatcataattgttatagttgtggttccaacaaggaaaggatccttagctcactccaagccaagacctctttttatgttttcaatccttcatacattgctatgttaatctcttttatactttacttATTTATATTACATAGtcggttctttaatttcttcattagttcaatcattacaattttgcatgttcttttattgctttatatgtTCATTTTTTCATTGACAACTCCTTAATCACTACAATCGGAATTTGCATACTCATTGCCCCTTAAGTGATTCCTTGGGAGACGATCTGGGAGTCAATTACTCTCGGttttaaattggttttgagtTGACACACATCTTGTGAATTTCCAAATTGGTTGGCGACCGATTATTGGGTTTGGATCTATACTTGCAACCTTAATCCTATTTTGAGAAATCCCAACTTGTACAATTGGGCGTCGTcaaatttttggcaccgttgccggggatttcaCTTTAAGTGCAATGAGTGCCATGATTTTGGTTgtgtaaatatgtgaatagtgtgaatagtTAATTTTTGGTTTGCTACTTGGAATTAATTGTAGATACTACTTTCCCTCTTTAGTTAGTCTTGGTAGTTATAGATTGTTAAGTTAGTTCTTGTTTACTTgcctatttctctttttttgttttgtttttcctttcatAATTGCATGCTTTCATTGCCTCCTCAGTTAAATGACACAGTCGCTTCCAAACCCGAGCTTGGCCACTTTTGACCAGAAATTGAAAGAGGTTTAACTCGTATAAAGCAAGCTCGGCGCTGGCTAGCTTTCGTGAATAGTGAATCGGTTGAGGACCATTCCCATTCACTATCACCACTTATCCGTGACTATCATTCTCCAATGAACGAGGAGACTCTATATTCATCTGTGGGGAGTACTAAATTGTCTTTGAGTGACTCAGGTGACACTGTCATGGCGGACCCTCCGCGAAGGATCACTTTGAAGGAGGTCTGAGCTCCCGATTTTAACTTGCAACCACTTCAAATTTTGTATCCGGCCTTGGACccaaattttgagcttaagtctGGTACAATCAACTTGCTCCCCAAGCACAATGGATTGCCTGGGGAAGATCCTCTGAAGCGCCTTAAAGATTTACAAGTTGCATGTGCAACTGCAAGAAGACATGGAGCGGATGAAGCCGCGGTATTGGTCTtcgctttccctttctctttggAGGGAAAAGCAAAGGAGTGGTTTTATACTCAGCCGGGTGAAGTTAGATCCAATTGGGACTTGTTGCGAAAAGAATTTTTGGAGAAGTTCTAGCCTCCTTAGAAAACTAACAATCTGCGGAGAGAGATCTCTTGCATTGTGCAACGGGATGGGGAGACTTTGTATGAATATTGGGAGAGATTTAAGAAGTTGCTGGAGGCTTGCCCTCACCACCGGATAGATGAgtttgttttgatttatttttgtcAGGGAATGCACCACCAAGATAAGCTTCTCTTGGATGCTACGAGTGGAGGATCATTGACCAAAAACAAGACCGCAGCAGAAGCATGGAAACTTATATCGGACTTAGCGGATTCAACTCAACACTCTTGGGCTAGAAGTCCACAACCAAAAGCATTGAGTGAGGTTTCTCCCTCTGGAGACGCAATTTTGACAAAGACCCTTGGTGAGATGACAATTTTGTTGAGGCAAATCACTCAAGGGCAACAAATCCCTCAAGCCTTGATAATGCCCTACCTCAACCTCCTAGGATCGAAGGACCGACAAGGATATGTGGTGTCTGTGCTTGTACTACTCATTACACCGATGAGTTCCTTCAAATCCAAGAGGACACTACATTGGCGGTTGCTAACCCCTACCCATAAAGACCCAATTACAACCAAGGACCCTACCCACATTGAGGTAATCAAGAACAAGGGTGGAGAGATAACTCAAACCAAAGGTAGAATCAAGCTCCCCAAGCTCAACCCAATCAAAATGCTCAAGTCTACTACCATCAACATCCCCAAGGTCAACCACAATACCAACAACCATACCAACAACCCTCATAACCTCCATCTCAAGTGAAGTATCAACATCCAAACAGTAGATCCAATCCTTCTCAAGTTAACCAAGCCTTTCCCTCCAATCAATCCCACATGAATGACACAATCCACACCTTTATGCAAGAACAAAGAGAGTTTCATAAGAAACAAGATGCATACATGGCTAAAATAGCCGAAGCCCTTACTCGTTTGACTCTCCCTCCTCAAACCACACAAGGCACCCAACAAGCTTCAACCTCAAGTAGTTTTCCCTCTCAACCTCAACCCAATCCTAAAGGAATCATAAATTTCATTACTCTTAGAAGTGGTACTAAATTGGATAAGAATGTGGCTATACCTTTAAAGTTAATTGAAGAGACAAATAATGAGGAGGTAGAAGATGAAGTGGAAGTGATGAGGAGTAAGAATGAAACTATTGACAAAAGTGAGGAAGAACCACCAAAGGTCAAGGAGCCCAAGAGAAAGACCTTGCTTGAAGAGCCTTTGCCCATTCCATTCCCAACCTTGGCAAAGAAAGCAAAGAAGCAAGAAGATCTTGACCCCACTGTGGTGGAAGTTTTTGAGAAAGTTGAAGTTACTGTCTCTTTCTTTCAAGCCATTCAACAAGTACCGAAATATGCCAAGTTCCTCAAGTATATTTGCACTCACAAGGACAAACTTGGAAACCTCAACAAAAAGCCGGTAGATGATTCTATCTCTTCTTTACCTCTTGAAAAATGCAATGATCACAGGCCATGTTTCGTTACTTGTTTGATTGGTGGGACTAAGTTTACGGATTGTATGTGTGATTTGGGGGCGTGTGTGAGCATCATACCACTCCTCATCTATGAAAGATTGAACTTATCACCTATAAAGAGGTATGGGGTAAGGTTTGTGTTAGCCGACAATAGTATTATGTCCGTTATGGGGATTGCAGATAATGTCATAGTAAATATTCAAGGATTGCTCTTTCCAGCAGACTTTCATATTTTGGAGACCCCTCTCATTGACTCAACCAAGCCATCATCAATActccttggaagaccattcttgaAGACGGCTCGTTATAAGCTAGACGCACACTCGAGAGTCTATTCTTTTGAGTCAGATGGCAAGCTAGTCAAGTTCACTTTGGAGGAGTCTGACAAGCCCATTCTTGAAGCTTACTCTATTTTTGGATGCGACATAGTTGA is part of the Arachis duranensis cultivar V14167 chromosome 1, aradu.V14167.gnm2.J7QH, whole genome shotgun sequence genome and encodes:
- the LOC107486947 gene encoding uncharacterized protein LOC107486947, with amino-acid sequence MAKIAEALTRLTLPPQTTQGTQQASTSSSFPSQPQPNPKGIINFITLRSGTKLDKNVAIPLKLIEETNNEEVEDEVEVMRSKNETIDKSEEEPPKVKEPKRKTLLEEPLPIPFPTLAKKAKKQEDLDPTVVEVFEKVEVTVSFFQAIQQVPKYAKFLKYICTHKDKLGNLNKKPVDDSISSLPLEKCNDHRPCFVTCLIGGTKFTDCMCDLGACVSIIPLLIYERLNLSPIKRYGVRFVLADNSIMSVMGIADNVIVNIQGLLFPADFHILETPLIDSTKPSSILLGRPFLKTARYKLDAHSRVYSFESDGKLVKFTLEESDKPILEAYSIFGCDIVEDKVIENGKKQGKEDSAKESNSKDYAQPKQAKELEIFLHGEVLK